A single window of Hylaeus volcanicus isolate JK05 chromosome 8, UHH_iyHylVolc1.0_haploid, whole genome shotgun sequence DNA harbors:
- the LOC128881473 gene encoding protein rhomboid-like has protein sequence MDVEAALLENSPTLSTISSDCTDTTYSGPGSPYSPESPIIVKSSYKKTKDDEVTPRPTPRHPLPPRKPNFRIRPPYLMICISIVEIAVHCLGDEATLRRWLVYDPRQRVQGWRFASYMLLHSNALHLALNVVIQLVLATPLEVEQGRMGVAAIYLWGGVCGALGASLLQPSLFLMGASAGVYALLTSHLAHLYLCHGELRYASWRLAAVLLLASADVASLPIPALLGCGRVGWAAHVAGALAGPLLGLAVFPNQSKKDARGRRFVRFVRLLSAVSVMLLVVGAIFGNIYLIALPQLRKPS, from the exons ATGGACGTCGAGGCTGCACTCCTGGAGAACTCTCCGACCCTCTCGACCATCTCGTCGGATTGCACGGACACGACGTACTCCGGCCCTGGGTCGCCCTACTCACCGGAGTCGCCGATCATCGTCAAGTCCTCCTACAAGAAGACTAAGGATGACGAGGTCACGCCCAGACCGACTCCCAGGCATCCGTTGCCGCCCAGGAAGCCCAACTTTCGGATACGACCGCCCTACCTTATGATCTGCATCAGCATCGTCGAG ATAGCCGTCCACTGCCTGGGGGATGAGGCGACCTTGCGCAGGTGGTTGGTCTACGACCCCCGTCAGAGGGTCCAGGGATGGAGGTTCGCCTCGTACATGCTCCTGCACTCGAACGCGCTTCACCTTGCGCTCAACGTGGTCATCCAGCTGGTGCTGGCCACTCCGCTCGAG GTGGAGCAGGGTCGAATGGGGGTGGCTGCGATCTACCTGTGGGGTGGCGTCTGCGGAGCCCTCGGAGCATCCCTCCTACAACCCAGTCTCTTTCTGATGGGCGCCTCGGCAGGTGTTTACGCGTTGCTTACCAGCCATCTAGCGCACCTTTACTTG TGCCACGGTGAACTTCGTTACGCCAGCTGGCGTCTGGCCGCCGTGTTGCTGTTGGCCAGCGCAGACGTCGCGTCTCTCCCGATCCCAGCTCTTCTGGGTTGCGGAAGGGTCGGCTGGGCCGCTCATGTGGCTGGCGCCCTCGCCGGGCCTCTCCTCGGCCTGGCCGTGTTCCCCAATCAGAGCAAGAAGGACGCCAGGGGACGAAGATTCGTCAGGTTCGTCCGTCTCTTGTCGGCCGTCAGCGTGATGCTGCTGGTGGTGGGCGCCATCTTCGGCAACATCTATCTGATCGCGCTGCCTCAGCTCAGGAAGCCGTCCTGA